CTGATGCATTGCGTACCCTGGCACTTCCGGATCTACTGTGTGGCTATCTGGAACGCCTCTGGCCCCAACACGATCGGGTCGTCGCGGGGACCGGAACGGACCCACGTCTGACTGTTCTGGTCGCGGTGATGGAACGCGTCCTCGCAGACGCCGACGCAGTTCGTGAGCTGTTGTTCGATCACCGGCGAACGACGGCGACAATCGTTCTGACGCCGGATTCGGTCGGGGTCGCGGAGGCCCGTCGGACCATGTCCGCGGCTGCATTGATGGGGTTGCCGGTCGCCGAGGTGATCGTCAACAAGGTTCTGCCCGAGCTGAATTCGTCGTCGATGGGGCTTGTAGGTGTGCACCCGGCGGTATTCTGGTTCGAAAGTTGGCGTGCAGCCCAGCAGGCCTGCCTTGCCGACGTCGAGCAGCTTGCGCAGGATTGTTCGTTGCTGGTCGTGGAACAAAGTGCAGACGAACCGGTAGGGTTGGTATCTCTCGGCGCGCTGGAAACTCGGGTGGGTGTCGTCACGGTGTCGAACCGGGCGGGGTCCAGCCGACCGGGTGGGGCGGGTGTCGCACGCCAGTTCGATAAACCAGTGGTGGCGCACGAGTCGGGATCGGGGTTGGAATCGGTGTACACTATGACGCTGCGTCTACCGGTAGTGGACCCGTCGACGGTCAGTCTCGGGCGAGTGGAGGACGACGTGATCATCGGTGCCGACGGAACCCGCAAGCGGGTTCGCCTGGCTTCGGTTCTGCGTCGTTGTGTAGTTCTCGGTGCCGAGTTCGAATCCGGTAATCTCGTGGTCCGTTTCCGGCCCGATCCGGCCCTGTGGCCGGCCTGAAAGGTGACGCTGTAGATGACCACCGAGCATTCCGACGTCGCAGCCGAGCTGTGGGCGTTGGCAGAAACTGTGCTCACACGCGTCGAGCCGATGCTTCGCCAAGCTGTCACCGATCAACAGGAGCGCCCACGTCAGGGATGCAGTTGGTGCCCGGTGTGTGCACTGTCTGCGTTGATCAGGGGCGAGCAGCACGATCTACTCACACTGCTCGCGACCGAGGGTGCCACCGTCATCGCAATGATCCGGCAATTGGTTGCCGAGCACATGGATGGTCCGGCGTCGCAAGCGACGCACGCCTCGACAGCGACAACCCAGGACCCAGGAGCTGACACCGACACCGACGGGCATGGTCAGGATCACCCGACGGATCAGGCTGGTGCACCGGACACGGAAGAACCGGTAGTTCGACGAGGGGGATTCGTACCGATTACCGTCACTGTCAAGGATCCGATGTAGTCCGATCGGGACAGCTGCGGGATTTTGGAACTGGAAGATCCGGTGGGAGTCGGTAAAGAGCGTCGATGTCGTTCTTCGGGGGCTGGGCGGCACTGGAAAGGTCAGCAATGAAGCGGCATCGGGAATTGCTCACCATCGGTATCGATGTCGGTGGTACCAGCCTGCGTGCCTCCGTCGTCGACTCGTCCGGTCAGGTCATCGATTCCGCCCAGTCGCCGACGCCTCATTCGGCTGCCGCTCTCGAGCACGGTCTCGATCGAGCTGTCCAGGAACTGGCCGGCCGACATTCTGTTTCCGCGGTAGGGCTTGCGGTCGCAGGGTTCATCGACTCCGACCGAACCTCGGTACGATTCGCGCCGCACCTGCCGTGGATCGACACTCCGGTGGCCAGTCAGATGAGCGAGCGTATCGGGTTGCCGGTTCTTCTCGAACACGATGCCAATTCGGCTGCATGGGCCGAATATCGTTTCGGTGCGGCGGCAGGCGGTCGGAACGTGGTGATGGTGTCGATAGGGACGGGAATCGGAGCCGCACTCCTGATCGATGGTCGGATCTATCGAGGTAGCTATGGTGTTGCACCGGAGCTGGGGCACATCCAGGTCGTCCCCGACGGTCGCGCCTGCCCGTGCGGAAAGCGCGGATGCTGGGAACGGTATTGCAGCGGAACTGCTCTCGTCGATACTGCTGTCGAATTCCTTGCTTCGGACCAAGCGTCGTCCACAATATTGGCGCGCGAGGTTTTTCTCGATCCGGGATCACTGACCGGCCGCCGCATCGCCTCCGCTGCGCAGGGCGGCGATGAGATCGCGCGACGAACGATGGCCGACTTTGCTCGTTGGCTCGGGGTCGGTCTTGCGTTGGTCAGCGACGTCTACGATCCAGATTTGATCGTCATCGCGGGCGGCGTGGCGACTTCGTCGAGTCAGTTCTTGGATGAGGCGCGGGGCCACTATGCGCGACTGGTCACCGGTGCTGGTCACCGGCCGCTTGCCCGGATCGTGAGCACACAGCTCGGTGAAGCCGCAGGCATGATCGGTGCGGCGGACCTTGCGCGTTGCGATTTTCTGATCGATGCGTGTTGATTGCATGTGACCTCTGTCGCGGCGTCCGAGTTGTTGTGGCTGGCGCCATAACGGGTAGGTAGAGTCAACGTCGAATCCGCAGCGAAGACTCGAATCAGGAAGGACGCCATGTGGTACTGGCTGTTCAAGTACGTATTCATCGGTCCTATCCTGATTGCGATGGGCAGACCGACAGTCGAAGGTGCCGAGAACATCCCGGCGCGGGGACCGGTAATCCTGGCGAGTAATCATCAGGCAGTTCTCGATTCGTTCTATCTGCCGTTGAAGGCGCAGCGAAGAATCACGTTCCTGGCGAAGAGTGAATACTTCACAGGTTCCGGACTCAAGGGCGCCTTCCAGAAGTGGTTCTTCACCGCGGTCGGTCAGGTGCCGATCGACCGAACGAGTGCCGATGCTGCACAGGATGCGCTCAATGCCGGCGCTCGGGTGATCGCCAAGGGCAAACTGCTCGGCATCTATCCGGAGGGCACGCGCTCACCGGATGGAAGGCTGTACAAGGGCAAGACCGGTATGGCCCGACTGGCTCTGGAGACCGGAGTGCAGGTGGTGCCGGTGGCGATGATCGGAACCGACAAGATGAATCCCATCGGTTCGAAGATATGGAAGCCGTCGAAAGTTACCATCAAGATCGGCAAACCTATCGATTTTTCTCGCTTCGAAGGCATGGCGGGTAATCGGTTCGTCGAGCGAGCGGTGACCGACGAAGTGATGTACGACTTGATGTTGCTGTCCGGTCAAGAGTACGTCGACGTCTACGCCGCATCCCTGAAGAATGCCCCGGTAGCGCCCGCGGCCGGCGTTGACCCCGAGCGTCTCCCGGACTCCAAAGCGAGCTGAGCTCACCGATGCGAGTCGGGAGGTGTCGGCTCGGTCGGCGGGAGTTGGTGCTAGCTGCTCGTGGCCTTCCGCTGTGAGGTACTCCAGGTAGAGAAGGCCACAGTGGCTATCGCTGCGATTCCCCACCAGACGTACGACGACGCTGCCAGCTGGTCCCATAACGGCCACCCGAGGCCGGAGGTGCGACCTGGCGCGAGGCGCCAATGCGGCGCGAAATGGAACAGGACGAGGCCGATACCGACCAGCAACGCCAGCCAGGTGCTGCGCCGACGGTAGGCAGAGGTCGCAAGTGCAACGAGGAACGGCACGACCCACACCCAATGGTGCGACCACGAGATCGGCGAAACAAGCAGCCCGAGAACGGCGTTCACTCCGAGTGCGATGGCCGTGAGATCGGCCTGGAACGCCTTCCGCATAGCGAGCGCGGTAAGTACAAGCGCACCGAACGACAGTGCGATCCACAGCGCCGACCTCAGCGAGTCGTCGAGTCCGAGCCGTGCAAGAACTCCGGTGATGCTCTGGTTCGCTGGGTAGGCAGGTTTGCCGATTCGGTCGGAGTCGATCAAGGTGTGGGTCCAGTATTCGACCGAATCGGACATTGTTGCCAGAAAGCCGATGGCCGTGAATGTGGCAAAGCTCACGCCCGCTACGACGGCAGCCCGAAAGTCCTTGCGGATCAGGAAGAAGAGGACGAATACAGCGGGCGTCAGCTTTACGGCTGCGACAAATCCGATGAGGACACCACGAGGCCACGGAGTCTTCTTCGGCAGACAATCCGCGGCAACGAACACCATCAGAATGATGTTGATTTGTCCGTAGTCGAGTGTGGAGAAGACGGGCTCGAGAATCATCGACACCGCGAAGACTGCGCCGGCTGTCCACACCAACAAGGTTTTGGGTGAGTAGCCGAGTGACACCAGCGTCAGCACGATTGTGGTCACCAGCAGCGCCAAAGACAGCGCAGTTACCACGATGCCGGCCCAGTAGAGCGAAATCATCGACAACGGGCTGAAAAGGACCGCAGCAATCGGGGGATAGGTGAACGGGAGAGTGTTCCCCAGCGCGGTTGCGGGCATCTGACCGTACAGCGGTGATCCCGAAGCGAAGATGCCGCCGCCGATCCGATAGACGTCCAGATCGATTCTGTAATAGTCACCGAGAACGTCCAGCCCACGAAGGCCGGGCAGCGCGAACAAGTTGTAGGCGATGCCCGCAGCGATGCCCGCAGCGATTGCGATGCACGAGATCACCACTGCTGTCGTTCGGGCAACCGAGGCCGTGGATCGGACTCCGTTCGCCGGCGTGGCGGTGTCGTCGACGCCGGCATCGATCGGGTTGGAGGTCTCGGGAGGTGTCAACGGGAGTTCCTTCTGATGGCGGGCGATCTTTGTCGGCGCAACCGCCGGGGCTAGTGTGTCCTGCGTGCGCTACTTCTACGACACCGAGTTCATCGAGGATGGTCGCACAATCGAGCTCGTCTCGATCGCTGTGGTCTCCGAGGACGGCCGCGAGTTCTATGCAGTCTCCTCCGAGTTCGATCCCTCCCGCGCCGGCAAATGGGTCCGGCGAAACGTCCTGCCCAAGCTGCCACCGTACTCGTCGCCGCTGTGGATGGGCAGGTCCCGAATTCGCGACGAACTGCTCGAGTTCCTGGTGCCGTACCCGGGTGCCGAGGTGGAGTTGTGGGCCTGGGTGGCTGCCTACGACCACGTCGCACTGTGCCAACTCTGGGGGTCGATGACCGAACTGCCGAGGTCGCTGCCGAGATTCAGCCGCGAGCTCCGGCAGCATTGGGAAGATCGGGGCAGCCCGGCGTTGCCCGCGGTCCCCGATGACGCCCACGACGCACTCGCCGACGCGCGGCACAACCTGGCGAAGTTCATCGCTATCGAGGCCGCGTCGGCCTGATTCGGACCGGATATGCGTTCCCAGCGGTCCGGACCGGCAACCCGTCGGAGACCACGCTGCGGCCAGCGAATATCCTAGGCATGTGAACTGGACTGTCGACGTACCCATCGACCGCTTGCCCGAACTTCCTCCGTTGTCTCCGACGTTGCGTTCTCAGTTGGACGACGCGCTGGCCAAGCCCGCGGCGCAGCAGCCGCAGTGGGACCCGGAGCAGGCAGCCGACATGCGAAAGGTCCTCGAGAGCGTCCCACCGATCACGGTTGCGGGCGAGGTAGAGGCGTTGTCGGACAAGCTCGCCGCCGTTGCGCGTGGTGAGGCATTCTTGTTGCAGGGTGGCGACTGCGCGGAGACTTTCGCAGACAACACCGAACCGCATATCAAGGGCAATATCCGCACGCTTTTGCAGATGGCCGTGGTTCTTACCTACGGCGCGAGCATGCCAGTGGTCAAGGTGGCGCGAATCGCGGGGCAGTACGCAAAGCCGCGGTCGGCCAATACCGACGCACTCGGACTGCTGTCCTACCGCGGAGACATGGTGAACTCGTTGGTAGCGGACGAGGCAGTGCGAGGCCACGACCCATCGCGACTGGTCCGTGCATACGCGAACGCAAGTGCTGCGATGAACCTCGTGCGAGCGCTGACCGGTGCCGGAATGGCGGATCTGCACAAGGTCCACGACTGGAACCGTGAATTCGTCGCCAATTCGCCTGCAGGTGCGCGCTACGAAGCCCTCGCAGGCGAGATCGATCGAGGCCTGCGCTTCATGGACGCGTGCGGCGTCAAAGACCCGAACCTGCACACCGCGCAGATCTATGCGAGTCACGAAGCGCTGGTGCTCGACTACGAGCGCGCGATGCTGCGGCTCGACAACACCGACGATCACCCCAAGCTCTACGACCTGTCGGCGCATTTCTTGTGGATCGGCGATCGCACGCGGCAGCTCGACGGTGCCCACATCGCACTGGCCGAACTCATCTCGAACCCCATCGGCTTGAAGATCGGGCCGAGCACTACACCCGAGATGGCCGTGGAATACGTCGAACGACTCGACCCCACGAACAAGCCGGGACGGCTGACTCTCATTTCGCGCATGGGTAACGGCAAAGTGCGGGATTTGCTGCCCCCGATCATCGAGAAGGTGCAAGCAACAGGGCACCAGGTCATCTGGCAGTGCGATCCGATGCATGGCAACACTCACGAGGCGTCGACCGGATACAAGACACGTCATTTCGACAGGATCGTCGACGAGGTTCAAGGATTCTTCGAGATCCACAACGGGCTCGGCACACATCCCGGCGGTATTCACGTCGAACTGACCGGTGACAACGTGACCGAATGCCTCGGTGGCGCACAGGACATCTCCGACCTCGATCTCTCCGGCCGTTACGAGACAGCATGTGATCCCCGGCTGAACACGCAGCAGTCGCTCGAGCTTGCGTTCCTGGTGGCGGAGATGTTGCGCGGCTGAGCCCTCGCGTGGTCGTCTCCGTCCTCACCTTGCGATCAGGGGAGGGAGACGACCGACACCGACGAGCCCGGGGCCACTCTGGACCCTGGGCTCGGGTTCTGAGTAATGACCAGCGACCCGTCGGTGTCGACTACTTGCCGAACCTGGACACCGAGTTCGAGCCGTTCGAGCGTGCCCCGGGCAGATCCCACCGAGCGTCCGAGTAGCGACGGGACGGTGATCGCATTGGATACTTTCAGGGTCACCGTGCTGCCGGCGTTGACGGTCCCCCCGATCGCTGGGTCGGTGGCAATCACCTTCCCGCCGTCGGTCGACTTGTCGAAGGCCAACTGGGTCGCCGAGACGGATATACCGACGGTGGCCAGTTCGGCAGTTGCCTCTTCCGCAGACTTGCCGGCGACGTCCGGAATCGTCACGGGGGGAGCGCCTTTCGATCGCAATACCTTGACTGTGTCGCCGACGGACAGCACGGTGCCTGGTGAGGGATCGAGCGCCGCGACGGTACCGACCGGCGCGGTGGTGCTGAACGTTTCGCCCCCGTCGCCGGGCACGAAGGTGCGATCGCGGAGCTGGCGCTGCATATCGCCGACAGCGGTGTTCGGAGCGACGACGGGGACGGTCGGCGCACCGAGGGAGACGAGTAGAGAAACTTCCTCACCCTTGGTGATCCGTGAGCCGGAGCCAGGATCTGTTCCGATGAGGGTGTCGAGCGGCGCACTGTCGGAGTACGTGCCGCGAGTAGTGCTCGTCAACCCTGCGGATTCGAGCGTGTTCGCGGCGGCCGCGATGTCCAATCCCTCCACGACGGGGACCGAGGTGTACCGTCCTGAACCCATCCACCAGCCGCCGAACCCGACCAGTACCGCCAGCAACGCCACGATGGTGAGCCAGATGACGATCGTTCTTCGTGACCTTTGCCTGTCCGCATCGAAATCTGGAAACTGGTATTGGCGAGGGCCTACCGGAGCGGGCTGCGGGGTGTCGTCGTGGTCGTACTCCGGCCTCGCGGTCGGGGCCGTCTGGACTCGGGTGTGATGGACACCGTCGGCCTGCTGGAGGGATACCACCTCCGTGGCAGGGGCCTGTGGTTCGTGACGCGCTCCGGCGAATGTAGTCGGAGCGCCCATCGCAGCTGCGCTGCTGTGTTCGGCAGAGCGCCTGGGTGCGGGAACTCGATACGAAGGCAGTTCGAGCCGGGCGCAGACGCTCGCCAACGCGCGCGCCATCTCGTCGGCGTTCTGGAATCGCCCTGCCGGATCGCGGACTGTGGCGTGGCGGACCAGATCGTCGAGTTCTTCAGGTACCCCCGCGATGATCTCGCTGGGGCGGGGGACGTCGTTGTCGATGCGTTGGTAGGCAATGGAGAGCGAGGTGTCTCCAGTAAAAGGCGTCCGGCCGGTCAGTAGCTCGAACAGCACGACCCCGACACCGAAGACGTCGCTGCCTGCATTGGCCGAACCGGTGGTCACCTGCTCGGGGGACAAGTAGGCCGCAGTGCCGAGAATGACACTGCTGGACGTCGTATTCGACGCTGCGACGGCTCGAACGAGCCCGAAGTCGGCGATCTTGACGTCACCGGAGTCCGAGATGAGAATGTTCTCGGGCTTGACGTCGCGGTGGACGAGTCCGGCGCGATGCGCTGTTCCGAGCGCCTCGAGCACCGGCCGTACGACGGCAGCTGCGGCATGTGGGGGCATCGGGCCGCGTTCGCGGAGCAGTTCGCGCAGCGTTCCGCCTTCGACCAACTCCATGACGAGAAATGCGAACTCGCCGTCGCGTCCGTGGTCGTAGACGGCGACGAGGCCCGGGTTGGTCAGCCTGGCCACCGCTCGTGCCTCGAACTCGAAGCGTGCGACGAATTGGGGATCCGCGGCGAATGCGGGGTCCATGATCTTCACCGCCACCGGCCGATCCAGGCGTGTATCGAGCGCTCGGTACACCGTCGACATTCCACCGCGGGCGATCGGTGCGTCGATTCGGTAGCGCCGGTCCAGTAACGAACCTACCGACACGGACCCTCCGGTCATCACCGTGGAGCACCTCATTTCATTTTTCTTCAAGACGGAATCGATGATAAACAGCGTAGATATCGACACTGTCTCGCAGCACGACGTGTCGCCTAGCGGGATTCTCTGCGGGCGCCAGTCCTGCAGCAGTGCTTTTCGTATACGAGCTCGAACCCGTTAACGTTACCGGAGTGAGCACAATCCCTTATTCCGACGATGTCCTCGACCCGTCCGTCTCCCTGCTGCAGCTGGCGGATGTCAGCAAGGTTCTCGAAGTGCCGAAGGCCAGAGTCGAGCAGATGCTCCGCGACCGTCAGCTCCTCGCAGTCAAGCGGAACAGAGTTCCCGGTGTCCCCGAAGTGTTTCTCGACGCCCGTAACGGTCAGATCGTCAAAGGTCTGCCGGGGCTCCTGGCGGTATTGCACGATGGCGGGTATCGGGACGAGGAAATTTTGAAGTGGCTGTTCGAGGAGGACCCGAGTCTTCCCGGAACTCCCGCCGAAGCACTGCACGGGGATTTGATGCGAGAGGTCATCAGGCGCGCTCAAGCGATGGCCTTCTGAGCCGTGCCCTTTCGCGAACCACGTTCCATCCGGTGGCGGCCAATCTCGGCGCCGCAACCGATATTCGACGCCATTGCGGAACCCGGGCGCGTTCGATGAGCACCCGGTAGCCGCCGTCTTCGATTTCACGAAGGATCCCTCCGTACAGCAGCAAGGCCGTGCGCATTCCTGGCTGGACGGAGGGTGCCAACATGTCGATTCCTGGTTCGGCGTCCCGATAGACCGCCCGGGTGTGCGCGATGAGGTGGGCCAACGCTCGATCTATCCGGGCATCGGTTCGACCTGATTGCCGACACGCTCGCAGTAGTTCCTCGTCGACGCCGAATGCTTCCAGTTCTTCTGTCGGAAGGTAGATCCGGTCGCGGTCGAGATCCTCGCCCATGTCGCGGATGAAGTTCGTCAGCTGGAAAGCTTCACCGAGTGCTGCAGCAGGGCGTACAGCGTCGGCGATGTTCGTCGAGGTGCCGAGGATCGGAAGCATCTCCAGACCGATTACTGCGGCGGAGCCGTACATGTATTCGTCCAGCTCGGCCATCGTCCGATAGCGGGACTTGAACATCGGTGTGCCCGGGATGTCCATGCGCATGGAGTGGAGAAACGCAAAGTAGTACTCGTGCGGGATGGAGTATCGAGCTGTGGTGTCCGCCAACGCTTGTAGCACTCTGTCCGATCGGCTCGATCCCAGGACGGCGCCGCCGAGAGCGTTGCGGACCCGCTGCTCGAGGACATCGAGTTTGGCGGCGGCATCGCGGTCGGATTGTGACACCGTGGTCCCGATCGGGGCGGTAGCGGGCGTCTCGAGCTCGACGTCGGCCGAGTTCACGTCCACATCGACGATATCGTCGACCATTCGAGCAAAGCCGTACAGCGCGTGCACTCCTGCCCGCTTGTCACTGGGAAGCAGGCGCGTGGCGAGGAAGTACGTCTTTCCGTGCTGCGCGTTCAGGTCACGGCACAGGCGATATGCGTCGTGCAGGGCCGGGTCGATAGCGTCTAGTTCACCCATGGTCCGCTTTGCTCACTTCGGTGTTCTCGGCTGGAGTGTCCGATTCGATCGTGGGTGTGTGGTCGTTGTGTCCGACACGCAGTCGCAGGGGGTCGACTCGGGTGAGGGAAAGCCCTGCAACCACAGCTGCGAACGTTGCGAGCGCGACGTGAGCGAAAGTGTAGAGGCCGATCGATCCGTCGGGCCTGAACACGAGCATCAGCCACGTCGATAGTCCGACAAGGATCATCAGGGTTCGGGTCGACAGTGCGAAACCTGCTGCAAGCGCCAACGGCCACGAGTAATACCAGGGCAATGCGGCAGGGGAGAGCACGACGATTGCAACCAGCGCGATGACGATTCCCTTGACGGCATCGCGCTCGGTCTTGCGGTACAGCCACCAGGTACCGACGATGATGACAGCAAGGGCGATGGCGCACAGCATGCGAGTCACGTCGAGGACAGGCCCGAGGCGAACATCGAGGAACCAGGACGTGCTGACCGTGGTGAGATGAGCCAGAATCGTAGGCAGTGACAGCCAATTGATGATCTTCGCGGAACCGGACAGTGCGGTGAGCCAGCCTATTCCAACACCGGCGATGGCGGAAGTGATGACGAAGACTGCTGCAAAGACACCGGCGCCGATACCTGCAGTCTTCGCGAATGCAGCGATCGGTGACAGCGGAGTCCGATTCTCTTGGATCGCCCGCTCGCGCTCGTGAATCATCCAGATCCACACCATGAACGGCAATGCAAGACCTGCCGTGGCCTTGATGGCGACGGCCAATGCGACAAGTGCAACACCACCGACATGATGCCGCTCGAGAACCAGCACGATGCCGGCGGTCATCAAGCCGACCATCAGCAGCTCGTTGTGGACACCGCCGATCAAGTGGACCAGAACGAGAGGATTGAGTACCGCCAACCACAGAGCCAGCGGTGCCGAGCCGCCGAGGTGCCGGGCGAGTCGTGGGACAGCCCACACCATCAGTGCCAGACCAGGGAGCATCGTGATGCGGAGCAGCATCGTGCCGGCAATGACGTTGTCACCGGTGATGCTGGTGATCGCCTGACCGAGGAGGAGAAACAGCGGCCCATAAGGAGCGGTCGTCGTGGTCCAGACGTTACTGACGTTGTCCAGGAGAATGCCCGGGTTGGCTACGGGCCCAACGCCATAGGGGTCGAATCCGTCACGCAGCAGGGCGCCCTGCGCGAGGTAGGAAAATGCGTCTCGGCTGAACATCGGCACTGCGAACAGAAGGGGGGCTGTCCAGGCGGGGACGACCCAGCGGAGCTCGCCCAAGGTGGTGCGACCGCCGAGTGTGGCACGTCCCAGACGTACCCACGCGATGATCATCAGCAGGACGCCGATCCAGACGATGATGCTCGACAGGACGAGGCCGTGGCCGAATCGAAGCCAAGACAAATGCATCGACTCGAGCAACGGATCGCGTCTTCGCACGCTGCCTGCACCGAACCCACCGAACGTGATGAGCACTGAACCGACCAACCCGAGGAGTGCCGAGTGTCCTTCTGGACTCCGCAGGAACAGCATCACCGTCCGAAGGCGAGAGGTACGCAGTCCGGTGCCGACGCGGACCGTGTCGGCTGACGATTGCTCAGTTGCTGCGGGATCTTCTCCCGCGGTACCCGAGGCGGTGGAACTCGACGAGACCGAAGACATGAGTCGGGTCACTCTC
This region of Rhodococcus sp. PAMC28707 genomic DNA includes:
- a CDS encoding ArsA family ATPase, translated to MEDARSGRRVLVVSFDQAHSLLDVLGRPALDGSTSPVVNRPRSVAEGLDVLELNTLALLEASYRSVSAIASLAGTGHEHGVRFGGIDPEEIVGAPGAQDLLGLHRLVELVDERTWDTVFVDLPATADALRTLALPDLLCGYLERLWPQHDRVVAGTGTDPRLTVLVAVMERVLADADAVRELLFDHRRTTATIVLTPDSVGVAEARRTMSAAALMGLPVAEVIVNKVLPELNSSSMGLVGVHPAVFWFESWRAAQQACLADVEQLAQDCSLLVVEQSADEPVGLVSLGALETRVGVVTVSNRAGSSRPGGAGVARQFDKPVVAHESGSGLESVYTMTLRLPVVDPSTVSLGRVEDDVIIGADGTRKRVRLASVLRRCVVLGAEFESGNLVVRFRPDPALWPA
- a CDS encoding ROK family protein — encoded protein: MKRHRELLTIGIDVGGTSLRASVVDSSGQVIDSAQSPTPHSAAALEHGLDRAVQELAGRHSVSAVGLAVAGFIDSDRTSVRFAPHLPWIDTPVASQMSERIGLPVLLEHDANSAAWAEYRFGAAAGGRNVVMVSIGTGIGAALLIDGRIYRGSYGVAPELGHIQVVPDGRACPCGKRGCWERYCSGTALVDTAVEFLASDQASSTILAREVFLDPGSLTGRRIASAAQGGDEIARRTMADFARWLGVGLALVSDVYDPDLIVIAGGVATSSSQFLDEARGHYARLVTGAGHRPLARIVSTQLGEAAGMIGAADLARCDFLIDAC
- a CDS encoding lysophospholipid acyltransferase family protein; the encoded protein is MWYWLFKYVFIGPILIAMGRPTVEGAENIPARGPVILASNHQAVLDSFYLPLKAQRRITFLAKSEYFTGSGLKGAFQKWFFTAVGQVPIDRTSADAAQDALNAGARVIAKGKLLGIYPEGTRSPDGRLYKGKTGMARLALETGVQVVPVAMIGTDKMNPIGSKIWKPSKVTIKIGKPIDFSRFEGMAGNRFVERAVTDEVMYDLMLLSGQEYVDVYAASLKNAPVAPAAGVDPERLPDSKAS
- a CDS encoding glycosyltransferase 87 family protein translates to MVISCIAIAAGIAAGIAYNLFALPGLRGLDVLGDYYRIDLDVYRIGGGIFASGSPLYGQMPATALGNTLPFTYPPIAAVLFSPLSMISLYWAGIVVTALSLALLVTTIVLTLVSLGYSPKTLLVWTAGAVFAVSMILEPVFSTLDYGQINIILMVFVAADCLPKKTPWPRGVLIGFVAAVKLTPAVFVLFFLIRKDFRAAVVAGVSFATFTAIGFLATMSDSVEYWTHTLIDSDRIGKPAYPANQSITGVLARLGLDDSLRSALWIALSFGALVLTALAMRKAFQADLTAIALGVNAVLGLLVSPISWSHHWVWVVPFLVALATSAYRRRSTWLALLVGIGLVLFHFAPHWRLAPGRTSGLGWPLWDQLAASSYVWWGIAAIATVAFSTWSTSQRKATSS
- a CDS encoding polyadenylate-specific 3'-exoribonuclease AS, which gives rise to MRYFYDTEFIEDGRTIELVSIAVVSEDGREFYAVSSEFDPSRAGKWVRRNVLPKLPPYSSPLWMGRSRIRDELLEFLVPYPGAEVELWAWVAAYDHVALCQLWGSMTELPRSLPRFSRELRQHWEDRGSPALPAVPDDAHDALADARHNLAKFIAIEAASA
- a CDS encoding 3-deoxy-7-phosphoheptulonate synthase class II, producing MNWTVDVPIDRLPELPPLSPTLRSQLDDALAKPAAQQPQWDPEQAADMRKVLESVPPITVAGEVEALSDKLAAVARGEAFLLQGGDCAETFADNTEPHIKGNIRTLLQMAVVLTYGASMPVVKVARIAGQYAKPRSANTDALGLLSYRGDMVNSLVADEAVRGHDPSRLVRAYANASAAMNLVRALTGAGMADLHKVHDWNREFVANSPAGARYEALAGEIDRGLRFMDACGVKDPNLHTAQIYASHEALVLDYERAMLRLDNTDDHPKLYDLSAHFLWIGDRTRQLDGAHIALAELISNPIGLKIGPSTTPEMAVEYVERLDPTNKPGRLTLISRMGNGKVRDLLPPIIEKVQATGHQVIWQCDPMHGNTHEASTGYKTRHFDRIVDEVQGFFEIHNGLGTHPGGIHVELTGDNVTECLGGAQDISDLDLSGRYETACDPRLNTQQSLELAFLVAEMLRG
- the pknB gene encoding Stk1 family PASTA domain-containing Ser/Thr kinase, which gives rise to MTGGSVSVGSLLDRRYRIDAPIARGGMSTVYRALDTRLDRPVAVKIMDPAFAADPQFVARFEFEARAVARLTNPGLVAVYDHGRDGEFAFLVMELVEGGTLRELLRERGPMPPHAAAAVVRPVLEALGTAHRAGLVHRDVKPENILISDSGDVKIADFGLVRAVAASNTTSSSVILGTAAYLSPEQVTTGSANAGSDVFGVGVVLFELLTGRTPFTGDTSLSIAYQRIDNDVPRPSEIIAGVPEELDDLVRHATVRDPAGRFQNADEMARALASVCARLELPSYRVPAPRRSAEHSSAAAMGAPTTFAGARHEPQAPATEVVSLQQADGVHHTRVQTAPTARPEYDHDDTPQPAPVGPRQYQFPDFDADRQRSRRTIVIWLTIVALLAVLVGFGGWWMGSGRYTSVPVVEGLDIAAAANTLESAGLTSTTRGTYSDSAPLDTLIGTDPGSGSRITKGEEVSLLVSLGAPTVPVVAPNTAVGDMQRQLRDRTFVPGDGGETFSTTAPVGTVAALDPSPGTVLSVGDTVKVLRSKGAPPVTIPDVAGKSAEEATAELATVGISVSATQLAFDKSTDGGKVIATDPAIGGTVNAGSTVTLKVSNAITVPSLLGRSVGSARGTLERLELGVQVRQVVDTDGSLVITQNPSPGSRVAPGSSVSVVSLP
- a CDS encoding Rv2175c family DNA-binding protein; translation: MSTIPYSDDVLDPSVSLLQLADVSKVLEVPKARVEQMLRDRQLLAVKRNRVPGVPEVFLDARNGQIVKGLPGLLAVLHDGGYRDEEILKWLFEEDPSLPGTPAEALHGDLMREVIRRAQAMAF
- a CDS encoding phytoene/squalene synthase family protein, whose product is MGELDAIDPALHDAYRLCRDLNAQHGKTYFLATRLLPSDKRAGVHALYGFARMVDDIVDVDVNSADVELETPATAPIGTTVSQSDRDAAAKLDVLEQRVRNALGGAVLGSSRSDRVLQALADTTARYSIPHEYYFAFLHSMRMDIPGTPMFKSRYRTMAELDEYMYGSAAVIGLEMLPILGTSTNIADAVRPAAALGEAFQLTNFIRDMGEDLDRDRIYLPTEELEAFGVDEELLRACRQSGRTDARIDRALAHLIAHTRAVYRDAEPGIDMLAPSVQPGMRTALLLYGGILREIEDGGYRVLIERARVPQWRRISVAAPRLAATGWNVVRERARLRRPSLERA